From one Peptoniphilaceae bacterium AMB_02 genomic stretch:
- the ptsP gene encoding phosphoenolpyruvate--protein phosphotransferase, translating into MTERIVKGIVASEGIAIGKVYKFEKVNLQVPTHTIVDDDIVSEIDKFKESIDSYIGYLNLKIETNLSQSEIFMAHIGMLEDPFLIETTENKIKDEKMNAAMALKATADEIISMMESLEDPYLKERAADYKDIKTQLLHRILGIEVPDLSNMTERAIIVAEDLSPSDTSTMNVDLVEGIVTDLGGKTAHTSIIAQTLGIPALVGLGSISNKLNNGQDIIVDTDKSILIIDPSDETKSCYLKKAELMKEEKARLEKYMFQEAITTDGKDIEVFCNIGNLSDLELGISQGAEGVGLFRTEFLYMESTSFPDEQSQYEVYKSAAEMLKGKPLTIRTLDIGGDKGLPYFEFPNEDNPFLGWRALRICFDMPEVFKTQLRAILRASAHGKVLILLPMVISVDEIKEAKKYIEECKAELKSENIAFDEKIEVGIMIETPASVIVAEDLIKYVDFFSIGTNDLTQYMLAADRGNQKVSNLYNSYNPVVLRSIKRVIQASHDAGKWTGMCGGFASDTKATKLLLGLGLDEFSAVAGNIAKIKDVIRKNSIEESKKYADHILSLESTSEIEEYIEKYS; encoded by the coding sequence AAGGTATATAAATTCGAGAAGGTAAATCTACAAGTACCAACTCATACGATAGTCGATGATGATATTGTTTCTGAAATTGATAAATTTAAGGAGTCTATAGATTCTTATATAGGGTATCTTAATCTTAAAATAGAAACAAATCTAAGTCAAAGTGAAATCTTTATGGCACATATAGGTATGCTTGAAGATCCCTTTTTGATAGAAACTACAGAAAATAAAATAAAAGATGAAAAAATGAATGCAGCAATGGCTTTAAAGGCTACAGCTGACGAAATAATTTCAATGATGGAGTCACTTGAAGACCCTTATTTAAAAGAAAGAGCGGCAGATTATAAAGACATAAAAACACAATTATTACACAGAATTTTGGGTATAGAAGTACCCGATTTATCTAATATGACTGAAAGGGCAATTATTGTAGCGGAAGATTTATCACCTTCTGACACTTCTACTATGAACGTGGATCTTGTAGAGGGCATAGTAACCGATTTAGGTGGAAAGACTGCACATACATCAATAATAGCGCAAACTTTAGGGATACCTGCACTTGTCGGTTTAGGTAGTATTTCTAATAAGCTTAATAATGGACAAGACATAATTGTCGATACTGATAAATCCATATTGATTATAGACCCTTCTGATGAAACTAAATCCTGTTACCTGAAAAAAGCTGAATTAATGAAAGAAGAAAAAGCAAGACTTGAAAAATACATGTTCCAAGAAGCGATAACCACAGACGGAAAAGATATAGAAGTATTTTGCAATATAGGGAATCTCTCCGATTTAGAACTTGGAATATCTCAAGGAGCTGAAGGAGTAGGACTGTTTAGGACGGAGTTTCTATACATGGAAAGTACGAGTTTTCCGGATGAACAGTCGCAATACGAAGTGTATAAAAGTGCAGCAGAAATGCTTAAAGGTAAGCCTCTTACTATAAGGACTCTAGATATAGGTGGGGATAAAGGTCTGCCTTATTTTGAATTTCCTAATGAAGATAATCCATTTTTAGGATGGAGAGCTCTTAGGATTTGTTTTGATATGCCGGAGGTGTTTAAAACTCAACTAAGGGCAATTTTGAGAGCCTCAGCGCATGGAAAAGTACTCATACTTTTACCTATGGTTATAAGTGTAGACGAAATCAAAGAAGCTAAAAAGTATATTGAAGAGTGTAAAGCGGAACTTAAATCAGAGAATATTGCTTTTGACGAAAAGATAGAAGTAGGAATTATGATAGAGACACCTGCTTCGGTAATTGTAGCAGAAGATTTAATTAAGTATGTTGATTTCTTCTCAATAGGAACCAATGACTTAACACAGTATATGTTAGCTGCAGATAGAGGAAATCAGAAAGTATCCAATTTATACAATAGTTATAATCCTGTCGTTTTAAGAAGTATAAAAAGAGTTATTCAGGCATCGCATGATGCGGGTAAATGGACCGGTATGTGTGGTGGATTTGCAAGTGACACAAAGGCTACAAAGCTTCTACTAGGCCTTGGATTAGACGAATTTAGTGCAGTAGCAGGTAATATAGCAAAGATTAAAGATGTAATAAGGAAAAATTCCATAGAAGAGAGTAAGAAATACGCAGATCACATTCTTAGTTTAGAATCTACTTCGGAGATAGAAGAGTACATCGAAAAATATAGTTAA